From one Streptomyces sp. R41 genomic stretch:
- a CDS encoding amino acid permease, translating into MSSTLFRTKRVEQSILDTEEPEHALKKSLSALDLTVFGVGVIIGTGIFVLTGKVAKENAGPAVALAFVAAGVVCALAALCYAEFASTVPVAGSAYTFSYASLGELPAWTIGWDLVLEFALGTAVVAVGWSGYIRSLMDNAGWHMPESLSGRENATGFGFDILAAALVLVLTVILVIGMKLSARVTEVVVAIKVTVVLIVIIAGAFFVKSANYKPFIPKAHAVEAGASLKAPLIQLMFGWAPSNFGVMGIFTAASVVFFAFIGFDVVATAAEETKNPQRDMPRGILGSLFICTVLYVAVAIVVTGMQHYTQLSVDAPLADAFKAIGHPWYAGVISFGAAVGLTTVCMILLLGQTRVFFAMSRDGLLPRFFSRVHPRFRTPHRPTILLGVIIAILAGFTSLSELAELVNIGTLFAFVVVAIGVIILRRTRPDLHRAFRTPWVPFLPVVSVLATLWLMLNLPAETWLRFAIWMVIGFVVYFLYGRSHSRLGRHEETTVGQVLRPPGRDAE; encoded by the coding sequence GTGAGCAGCACCCTCTTCAGAACGAAAAGGGTCGAACAGTCGATCTTGGACACTGAGGAGCCGGAGCACGCACTCAAGAAGTCGCTGTCGGCTCTGGATCTCACCGTCTTCGGCGTCGGTGTCATCATCGGCACCGGCATCTTCGTCCTCACCGGCAAGGTCGCCAAGGAGAACGCGGGCCCGGCGGTCGCCCTGGCCTTCGTCGCGGCCGGCGTCGTCTGCGCGCTCGCCGCGCTCTGCTACGCGGAGTTCGCCTCCACGGTCCCCGTGGCCGGATCCGCGTACACCTTCTCGTACGCCTCACTCGGCGAGCTCCCCGCCTGGACCATCGGCTGGGACCTGGTCCTGGAGTTCGCGCTCGGCACGGCGGTGGTCGCCGTCGGCTGGTCCGGCTACATCCGCTCGCTCATGGACAACGCGGGCTGGCACATGCCGGAGTCGCTCAGTGGCCGGGAGAACGCCACGGGGTTCGGCTTCGACATCCTGGCCGCTGCCCTGGTGCTGGTGCTCACCGTCATCCTCGTGATCGGCATGAAACTGTCCGCGCGCGTCACCGAGGTCGTCGTCGCCATCAAGGTGACCGTCGTCCTCATCGTGATCATCGCGGGCGCCTTCTTCGTCAAGTCCGCCAACTACAAGCCGTTCATCCCCAAGGCCCACGCGGTGGAGGCGGGCGCCAGTCTCAAGGCGCCGCTCATCCAGCTGATGTTCGGCTGGGCGCCGTCCAACTTCGGTGTGATGGGCATCTTCACCGCCGCCTCCGTGGTCTTCTTCGCCTTCATCGGCTTCGACGTCGTGGCCACCGCCGCCGAGGAGACCAAGAACCCGCAGCGGGACATGCCGCGCGGCATCCTCGGCTCGCTGTTCATCTGCACCGTGCTGTACGTCGCCGTGGCGATCGTGGTCACCGGCATGCAGCACTACACCCAGCTGTCCGTGGACGCCCCGCTCGCCGATGCCTTCAAGGCCATCGGACACCCCTGGTACGCGGGCGTGATCAGCTTCGGCGCCGCTGTCGGCCTGACCACCGTCTGCATGATCCTGCTCCTCGGCCAGACCCGGGTGTTCTTCGCGATGAGCCGTGACGGGCTGCTGCCGCGCTTCTTCTCCCGCGTCCACCCCCGCTTCAGAACCCCCCACCGGCCGACGATCCTGCTCGGCGTGATCATCGCGATCCTGGCAGGCTTCACCAGCCTCAGCGAACTGGCCGAACTGGTGAACATCGGCACGCTCTTCGCCTTCGTCGTCGTCGCCATCGGCGTGATCATCCTCCGCCGTACCCGCCCCGACCTGCACCGCGCCTTCCGTACGCCGTGGGTGCCGTTCCTCCCGGTCGTGTCCGTCCTCGCCACGCTGTGGCTGATGCTGAACCTGCCCGCCGAGACCTGGCTCCGGTTCGCCATCTGGATGGTGATCGGCTTCGTCGTCTACTTCCTGTACGGGCGTTCGCACAGCCGCCTGGGCCGTCACGAGGAGACGACGGTGGGCCAGGTACTGAGGCCGCCGGGCCGGGACGCCGAGTAA
- a CDS encoding ArnT family glycosyltransferase has translation MLAELLESPRSVIKSRVSDRGYWRRLLPVLAVLVCLTRAPSFVRPLWNPDEGYLAVQARMLAHGGELYDTVVDRKPPLVPWLYEAAFAVCGSGSLTSVRVLAVVAQLATAVLLASLARRRWGARAGCTAGVLYLLASIGLNPEDAQAATFEVFMLPSTAAAMWCADRRRWGAAGLAVACALLAKQTGGAVLVPVVWLLWRSAATPRSGPVRLGVGLALPVLCAALLTDPSGFLFWTVTGSGAYASFTGSELHVLVRGLVNTGILAVACAGLIPPVVRVLRVARTGATELWLWLASSAGAVLLGFHFFGHYYLQLIPPLALLATAALQILPRDRLVTALLTSACCCTLFLAWGLLAPRPELTHAQRLADTVAHRTGPGDRVLVWGIHPETYWLADRTPASRYLTAGLLTNYSGGRDGPQVGEKYAVAGAWPMFRQEMSAHTPALVVDDSRGKPYAPDRVESLRRLLAARYEEVGRVDGAVLYARVPGE, from the coding sequence ATGCTCGCCGAGCTCCTGGAATCACCACGCTCCGTCATCAAGTCGCGAGTATCGGACCGCGGCTACTGGAGACGGCTGCTGCCCGTCCTCGCGGTGCTGGTCTGTCTCACCCGTGCCCCCTCCTTCGTACGGCCGCTGTGGAACCCGGACGAGGGCTATCTCGCCGTACAGGCGCGGATGCTGGCGCACGGGGGAGAGCTGTACGACACGGTCGTGGACCGCAAACCGCCGCTCGTGCCGTGGCTGTACGAGGCGGCGTTCGCGGTGTGCGGCTCCGGCTCGCTCACCTCGGTACGGGTGCTCGCGGTGGTGGCCCAGCTGGCGACCGCCGTGCTGCTCGCGTCCCTGGCCCGGCGCCGCTGGGGCGCGCGGGCCGGGTGTACGGCGGGCGTGCTGTATCTGCTGGCCTCCATCGGCCTCAACCCCGAGGACGCGCAGGCCGCGACCTTCGAGGTCTTCATGCTGCCGAGCACCGCCGCGGCGATGTGGTGCGCGGACCGGCGCCGCTGGGGTGCGGCCGGGCTCGCCGTCGCGTGCGCGCTGCTGGCGAAACAGACGGGTGGGGCGGTGCTGGTGCCGGTGGTGTGGCTGCTGTGGCGGTCCGCGGCGACGCCCCGAAGCGGCCCGGTACGCCTGGGAGTTGGGCTGGCCCTTCCCGTCCTGTGCGCGGCGCTGCTCACCGACCCCTCGGGGTTCCTGTTCTGGACGGTCACCGGTTCGGGCGCGTACGCGTCCTTCACCGGTTCCGAACTCCACGTCCTGGTACGGGGGCTGGTCAACACCGGGATCCTGGCGGTGGCCTGCGCGGGCCTGATCCCCCCGGTGGTACGGGTCCTGCGCGTCGCTCGCACCGGCGCGACGGAGCTCTGGCTGTGGCTGGCCTCGTCGGCGGGGGCGGTCCTGCTGGGCTTCCACTTCTTCGGCCACTACTACCTGCAACTCATCCCGCCACTGGCCCTGTTGGCGACGGCCGCGCTGCAGATCCTGCCCCGTGACCGGCTGGTGACCGCGCTGCTCACCTCGGCCTGCTGCTGCACGCTGTTCCTGGCCTGGGGGCTGCTCGCGCCTCGCCCCGAACTCACCCACGCGCAGCGGCTCGCGGACACGGTGGCCCACCGTACGGGCCCCGGTGACCGGGTCCTGGTATGGGGCATACACCCCGAGACGTACTGGCTCGCCGACCGCACCCCCGCCAGCAGGTATCTGACCGCCGGGCTCCTCACCAACTACAGCGGCGGGCGCGACGGCCCGCAGGTCGGCGAGAAGTACGCCGTCGCGGGCGCCTGGCCGATGTTCCGGCAGGAGATGAGCGCGCACACGCCCGCCCTGGTCGTGGACGACTCCCGCGGCAAGCCGTACGCACCCGACCGCGTCGAGAGCCTGCGCCGCCTGCTGGCGGCGCGCTACGAGGAGGTGGGGAGGGTCGACGGGGCGGTGCTGTACGCCCGGGTGCCGGGGGAGTGA
- a CDS encoding NTP pyrophosphohydrolase, translated as MADDADDRDTPGGTAPATPLPLLVVDGANVVGSVPDGWWRDRRAAAERLRERLVPFARSGAGGLAGPLELILVVEGAARGVASVPGVRVEEAPGSGDDLIAELTAAAGDRPCLVVTADRELRRRVAELGAQVTGPRTVLG; from the coding sequence ATGGCGGACGACGCGGACGACCGAGACACCCCGGGTGGCACGGCCCCGGCCACTCCCCTGCCGCTGCTCGTTGTGGACGGCGCGAACGTCGTCGGGTCCGTGCCCGACGGCTGGTGGCGCGACCGCCGCGCCGCCGCCGAACGTCTGAGGGAGCGGCTGGTGCCGTTCGCGCGGTCCGGAGCGGGCGGCCTTGCCGGGCCGCTGGAGCTGATCCTGGTGGTCGAGGGCGCGGCCCGGGGCGTGGCCTCCGTGCCCGGGGTGCGCGTGGAGGAGGCGCCCGGCAGCGGCGACGACCTCATCGCGGAACTCACGGCGGCGGCCGGCGACCGCCCGTGCCTGGTCGTGACGGCCGACCGCGAGCTGCGGCGCCGGGTGGCGGAACTGGGCGCCCAGGTCACCGGGCCGCGCACCGTACTGGGCTGA
- a CDS encoding CapA family protein: MNKCRSRTLLTLLIPLLAAAVAGCGLTSDDGGDQGGGRSFTVAAAGDILMHPELVDQARKDAKRTGKGVAGLDFGPMMAGIKPVISKADLAICHFEPVMGTEKGPFEGFPDFQVPPQTAKTIKDLGYDTCSTASNHTLDHGYTGVKRTLDALDAAGVKHTGSFRTQKEALTPLIMNVKGVKVAQISFAYGFNEPHQMPKGKPWVANQQSLGRIKDAEQRARKAGAEVVILSLHWGHEHEPSATATQLSFARQLAHHTGINLVIGHHAHVVQPMEKVDGLWVVYGMGNQIARHEQPTGLTEEGVIGWFTFTEHGKGHWEVQPRFEPTMLQIPPDAENATDGGKATYGDDDVRDYRLLDVPTALRDDHDLTDGQRARLRLAFERTEGTLYNRGAAKDGLKPLTPMP, from the coding sequence GTGAACAAATGCCGTAGCCGCACCCTGCTGACCCTGCTGATCCCGCTCCTCGCCGCCGCCGTCGCCGGCTGCGGCCTCACCTCGGACGACGGGGGCGACCAGGGCGGCGGGCGTTCCTTCACCGTCGCGGCGGCCGGGGACATCCTGATGCATCCCGAGCTGGTCGACCAGGCCCGCAAGGACGCCAAGCGCACCGGCAAGGGCGTGGCCGGGCTGGACTTCGGGCCGATGATGGCCGGGATCAAGCCGGTGATCAGCAAGGCCGACCTGGCGATCTGCCACTTCGAGCCGGTGATGGGCACCGAGAAGGGTCCGTTCGAGGGGTTCCCGGACTTCCAGGTGCCGCCGCAGACCGCGAAGACCATCAAGGACCTCGGCTACGACACCTGCTCCACCGCCTCCAACCACACGCTCGACCACGGGTACACCGGAGTGAAGCGCACCCTGGACGCGCTGGACGCCGCCGGCGTGAAGCACACGGGCTCCTTCCGCACCCAGAAGGAGGCGCTCACCCCGCTGATCATGAACGTCAAGGGTGTGAAGGTCGCGCAGATATCGTTCGCGTACGGCTTCAATGAGCCGCACCAGATGCCGAAGGGCAAGCCGTGGGTCGCCAACCAGCAGAGCCTCGGCCGGATCAAGGACGCTGAGCAGCGGGCCCGCAAGGCCGGCGCCGAGGTGGTGATCCTCTCCCTGCACTGGGGCCACGAGCATGAGCCGAGCGCCACCGCCACGCAGCTCTCCTTCGCCCGGCAGCTCGCCCACCACACCGGCATCAACCTCGTCATCGGCCACCACGCGCACGTCGTCCAGCCGATGGAGAAGGTCGACGGCCTCTGGGTCGTATACGGCATGGGGAACCAGATCGCCCGCCACGAGCAGCCGACGGGGCTGACCGAGGAGGGCGTGATCGGATGGTTCACGTTCACCGAGCACGGCAAGGGCCACTGGGAGGTCCAGCCCCGTTTCGAGCCGACGATGCTGCAGATCCCGCCGGACGCCGAGAATGCCACGGACGGCGGCAAGGCCACGTACGGCGACGACGACGTCCGGGACTACCGCCTGCTGGACGTGCCCACCGCGCTCCGGGACGACCACGACCTCACCGACGGGCAGCGGGCCCGGCTGCGGCTCGCCTTCGAGCGCACCGAGGGCACCTTGTACAACCGCGGCGCGGCCAAGGACGGTCTGAAGCCGCTGACCCCGATGCCCTGA
- a CDS encoding HAMP domain-containing protein, with product MSLIGGIRPPIAVLSVLLLSLAGITALVLGRVDNGGVPKAVQTSQQHFAEDGAIALRASIDESVTDLTRSAALFSAGQPVSGDAVLDKLGSTYQKWTGTAVVEIRTGKLVAARGETVPLTSVNASALGDEGGLAPRMVQLKNGEARLLSFALLSWPGKPQLLLVASNNLTFPGISLGQFRSIAVVDRDGAILSSDGIPEPEQVRTSTDRKEIKLSRKQLKDFAQLAARKARQDPRSSKEPGTGGYQGVSGSLVGGHVLSDRSVAGYATLAAPDPGEVTTASGLGLSVVAMVKVAEDPTRTQSLVVGLLAGGALLVVGAIAVAVLLGTVQRPLIRLFLESRRLTRGDLTRPVTVPGYGEARRVGHSLEQLRRQLLGESADATRPTPRPRGLRRIGTRALLAVCAVLLLAWSAPLMLLINRADSTAVVPQQLVSDQRERTDTLSDRVRRALNEGSADLESVGSLIGNRTEPEAMEKVLERTLDENRRYRSLYVVDSSGEILARKGKDPKMIRSHRVSDTPIRLLGRGGKEPVVVANADIPGRDGAQLVGEFRVEFLNALLTRPGMGVVRLVDDHNKVIAGNTGFLAFQGLPDDHLKDLVAASAQRLGKKARANGVLYREHGVRIAAAAPFAGSGPAESLGWSVVSWQPANRLAIPEYDAQNRTVLAGLLGAAAAVACLGWLHIVVARPLRSLADRAEALAGGDRKTVLFPQHHDEVGAVTRSLELIRQQLQDQRRQQPRRTPPQASAPQQYTRN from the coding sequence ATGTCGCTGATCGGAGGCATCCGCCCGCCGATCGCGGTCCTGTCGGTGCTGCTGCTGTCACTCGCCGGTATCACGGCACTCGTGCTGGGCCGCGTCGACAACGGCGGGGTGCCGAAAGCGGTGCAGACCTCTCAGCAGCACTTCGCGGAGGACGGCGCCATCGCGCTGCGTGCCTCCATCGACGAGTCCGTCACCGACCTCACCCGGTCCGCCGCGCTGTTCAGCGCCGGCCAGCCGGTCTCCGGCGACGCCGTCCTGGACAAGCTCGGCAGCACCTACCAAAAGTGGACGGGTACCGCCGTCGTCGAGATCCGCACCGGCAAGCTGGTCGCGGCCCGCGGCGAGACCGTCCCGCTGACCTCGGTGAACGCCTCCGCTCTCGGCGACGAGGGCGGACTCGCGCCGCGCATGGTCCAGCTGAAGAACGGTGAGGCGCGCCTGCTGTCCTTCGCGCTGCTGTCGTGGCCGGGCAAACCGCAGCTGCTGCTCGTGGCCTCCAACAACCTGACGTTCCCCGGCATCAGCCTCGGCCAGTTCCGCTCCATCGCCGTGGTCGACCGCGACGGCGCGATCCTCAGCAGCGACGGCATTCCCGAGCCCGAGCAGGTACGCACCAGCACCGACCGCAAGGAGATCAAGCTCTCCCGCAAGCAGCTGAAGGACTTCGCCCAGCTCGCCGCCCGCAAGGCCCGGCAGGACCCGCGCAGCAGCAAGGAGCCCGGCACCGGCGGCTACCAGGGCGTCAGCGGCAGCCTGGTCGGCGGGCACGTGCTGAGCGACCGGTCCGTCGCCGGATACGCCACGCTGGCCGCACCCGACCCCGGGGAGGTCACCACCGCCTCAGGCCTCGGCCTGTCCGTGGTGGCCATGGTCAAGGTGGCCGAGGACCCCACGCGCACCCAATCCCTGGTGGTCGGCCTGCTGGCGGGCGGCGCGCTCCTCGTCGTCGGCGCCATCGCCGTGGCGGTGCTGCTGGGCACCGTGCAGCGCCCGCTGATCCGGCTGTTCCTGGAGTCCCGCCGACTCACCCGCGGCGATCTGACCCGGCCCGTCACCGTCCCCGGCTACGGCGAGGCGCGCCGCGTCGGCCACTCCCTGGAACAGCTGCGCCGCCAGCTGCTCGGCGAGAGCGCCGACGCCACCCGCCCCACGCCGCGCCCGCGCGGACTGCGCCGGATCGGCACCCGGGCCCTGCTCGCGGTCTGCGCGGTGCTGCTGCTGGCCTGGTCGGCACCGCTGATGCTGCTGATCAACCGCGCCGACAGCACGGCTGTCGTACCGCAGCAGCTCGTCAGCGACCAGCGCGAACGCACCGACACGCTCAGCGACCGGGTGCGCCGCGCGCTCAACGAGGGCAGCGCCGACCTGGAGTCGGTCGGCTCCCTCATCGGCAACCGCACCGAACCCGAGGCCATGGAGAAGGTGCTGGAACGCACCCTCGACGAGAACCGGCGCTACCGCTCCCTCTACGTCGTCGACTCCTCGGGCGAGATCCTGGCCCGGAAGGGCAAGGACCCCAAGATGATCCGCTCCCACCGGGTCTCCGACACCCCGATCCGGCTGCTGGGCCGCGGCGGCAAGGAGCCCGTCGTCGTCGCCAACGCCGATATCCCCGGCCGGGACGGCGCGCAGCTGGTCGGCGAGTTCCGCGTCGAGTTCCTCAACGCCCTGCTGACCCGGCCGGGCATGGGCGTGGTCCGCCTCGTGGACGACCACAACAAGGTCATCGCCGGCAACACCGGCTTCCTCGCCTTCCAGGGGCTGCCCGACGACCACCTCAAGGACCTGGTCGCGGCCAGCGCCCAGCGGCTCGGCAAGAAGGCCCGCGCGAACGGGGTGCTCTACCGCGAGCACGGTGTGCGGATCGCCGCCGCCGCCCCGTTCGCCGGCAGCGGCCCCGCCGAGTCCCTCGGCTGGAGCGTGGTCAGCTGGCAGCCCGCCAACCGGCTCGCCATCCCCGAGTACGACGCCCAGAACCGCACCGTGCTCGCCGGACTGCTCGGCGCCGCCGCGGCCGTCGCCTGCCTGGGCTGGCTGCACATCGTGGTGGCCCGGCCGCTGCGCTCGCTGGCCGACCGGGCCGAGGCGCTGGCCGGCGGCGACCGCAAGACCGTGCTGTTCCCGCAGCACCACGATGAGGTCGGCGCGGTCACCCGCTCCCTGGAACTCATCCGGCAGCAGCTGCAGGACCAGCGCCGGCAGCAGCCCCGCCGCACCCCGCCCCAGGCGTCCGCGCCGCAGCAGTACACAAGGAACTGA
- the pgsB gene encoding poly-gamma-glutamate synthase PgsB has translation MLFLYTVLLVCCAILLVAGIVEQRRHFTNLDHIPSRVLVNGIRGKSSITRLCAGALRGGGLTTVAKTTGTAARFIHPDATEEPVYRKFGIANVVEQIGIVRRAAAYQPDALVIECMAVMPALQEINQSKLIRSTIGVLCNVREDHLAEMGPTLDDVARSLCRSMPEDGICVTAEKDRFDILQEEADARNCRLIYADPDTVSDEELRGFSWFTFKENVAIALTVAELLGIDRETALKGMYEAPPDPGVLSVERYLTPEGKKVRFANVFAANDPESTLMNINQLLDLGAIHRPLNVVINCRPDRVERNGQMGEIIPDLDPERVFVIGHPAKSAIDAIPAEFRSRAVDLGGDKRDPEEFMAKLLEQLGPDSSLVAIGNIHGQGENLLEHLAELPPDDSADEPVAEAPAGRAGTAPAVVEHVETVQLYAPRIDPYQGYPEAYESRYAQQPYVQQLPVQRDAVYPYPYPDPERASQTGYGQPYPDDAWTQQYHGDQPAPAAPQAHPEGGPSLGQGPSRGLFEPRIPPQPSADDSQQWHSPGEQR, from the coding sequence GTGCTCTTCCTCTACACCGTGCTGCTGGTGTGCTGCGCGATCCTGCTCGTCGCGGGAATCGTGGAGCAGCGGCGGCACTTCACCAACCTGGACCACATACCCAGCCGGGTTCTGGTCAACGGCATCCGCGGCAAGTCGTCCATCACGCGGCTGTGCGCGGGCGCCCTGCGCGGCGGCGGGCTGACGACCGTGGCCAAGACCACCGGCACCGCGGCCCGCTTCATCCACCCGGACGCCACCGAGGAGCCGGTCTACCGCAAGTTCGGCATCGCCAACGTGGTCGAGCAGATCGGCATCGTTCGGCGCGCCGCCGCGTACCAGCCGGACGCGCTCGTCATCGAATGCATGGCCGTCATGCCGGCCCTGCAGGAGATCAACCAGTCCAAGCTGATCCGCTCCACGATCGGCGTGCTGTGCAACGTCCGCGAGGACCACCTTGCCGAGATGGGCCCCACCCTGGACGACGTGGCGCGCTCGCTGTGCCGCTCGATGCCGGAGGACGGCATCTGCGTCACCGCCGAGAAGGACCGCTTCGACATCCTCCAGGAGGAGGCCGACGCCCGGAACTGCCGGCTCATCTACGCCGACCCGGACACGGTCAGCGACGAGGAGCTGCGCGGCTTCAGCTGGTTCACCTTCAAGGAGAACGTGGCCATCGCGCTGACCGTCGCCGAACTCCTCGGCATCGACCGGGAGACGGCACTGAAGGGTATGTACGAGGCCCCGCCGGACCCCGGTGTCCTCTCCGTCGAGCGCTATCTGACGCCCGAGGGGAAGAAGGTGCGCTTCGCCAACGTCTTCGCGGCCAACGACCCCGAGTCGACGCTGATGAACATCAACCAGCTGCTCGACCTCGGCGCCATCCACCGCCCGCTCAACGTGGTCATCAACTGCCGCCCCGACCGAGTCGAACGCAACGGGCAGATGGGCGAGATCATCCCCGACCTCGACCCCGAGCGCGTCTTCGTCATCGGCCACCCGGCCAAGTCCGCCATCGACGCCATCCCCGCCGAGTTCCGTTCGCGCGCCGTCGACCTCGGTGGCGACAAGCGCGACCCGGAGGAGTTCATGGCCAAGCTGCTGGAGCAGCTCGGCCCGGACTCCTCGCTGGTCGCGATCGGCAACATCCACGGCCAGGGCGAGAATCTGCTGGAGCACCTCGCCGAACTCCCGCCGGACGACAGCGCCGACGAGCCCGTGGCCGAAGCCCCGGCCGGCCGCGCCGGGACGGCGCCCGCCGTGGTGGAGCACGTCGAGACCGTGCAGCTGTACGCGCCCCGCATCGACCCGTACCAGGGTTACCCGGAGGCGTACGAGTCGCGCTACGCGCAGCAGCCGTACGTCCAGCAGCTCCCCGTGCAGCGCGACGCCGTATACCCGTACCCGTACCCGGACCCGGAGCGGGCGAGCCAGACGGGATACGGCCAGCCGTATCCGGACGACGCCTGGACGCAGCAGTACCACGGTGACCAGCCCGCCCCCGCCGCGCCGCAGGCGCACCCGGAAGGCGGCCCCTCGCTCGGACAGGGCCCGTCCCGCGGGCTGTTCGAGCCCCGCATTCCTCCCCAGCCTTCCGCCGACGACAGCCAGCAGTGGCACAGCCCAGGAGAACAGCGTTGA
- a CDS encoding poly-gamma-glutamate biosynthesis protein PgsC/CapC: protein MIPSVLTPEIAAIGIGLGLMFSLMCYLTTNLSPGGMITPGWLALTLIEDLQRAALVVGVTVLTYLATLLMQKFVILYGKRLFAAVVLSGVLIQATVIIVLQMEFPLLYANQTLGFIVPGLIGYQLVRQPKGATLLSVGSVTLATYVVLTAGILLGAMPSA from the coding sequence TTGATCCCCTCCGTCCTCACCCCCGAGATCGCCGCGATCGGCATCGGCCTGGGGTTGATGTTCTCGCTGATGTGCTACCTGACGACCAACCTGTCGCCGGGCGGCATGATCACGCCCGGATGGCTCGCGCTCACCCTCATCGAGGACCTGCAGCGGGCCGCGCTGGTGGTCGGCGTGACCGTCCTGACGTACCTCGCCACGCTGCTCATGCAGAAGTTCGTCATCCTGTACGGCAAGCGGCTGTTCGCGGCTGTGGTGCTCAGCGGCGTGCTCATCCAGGCCACCGTGATCATCGTGCTGCAGATGGAGTTCCCACTGCTGTACGCCAACCAGACGCTCGGGTTCATCGTCCCGGGCCTGATCGGCTACCAACTGGTCCGCCAGCCCAAGGGCGCGACGCTGCTGTCCGTCGGATCGGTCACCCTCGCCACGTATGTGGTGCTGACCGCCGGCATCCTGCTGGGCGCCATGCCCTCCGCCTGA
- a CDS encoding NlpC/P60 family protein, translating to MPKRKGRPVVHAATVLALLAGSAYFTYELRKDEQAKVPAAQTVTDNALQNSGKATGKQTWERLNDPARSVLRDARGAVIATFTDGARTATLKGPSRTFTEPANTSTKVVTDDWVRLMPEPWTKGAQNQQWFKDWFKQYYSSQEDDVFAIAFQYVQGAPVKKDSTGVPYEGDAVFGPYKADGVDRLEQNDFYDYLGIPYTFRNGTTMEPRKERYRALDCSGFMRMVWGYRSRYPLMATDTLGDGLPRSANGMARSKVGVDIIKLQGSAPWYTRPKNIDTLQPGDLLFFKMDHRTADHIDHVALYLGLDAEGHKVFVSSRKEQNGPTIGDKGGVSRIDGNGFYAELFRSAKRL from the coding sequence ATGCCGAAGCGCAAAGGCCGCCCCGTCGTCCATGCGGCGACGGTGCTCGCGCTGCTCGCGGGCAGCGCGTACTTCACGTACGAACTGCGCAAGGACGAACAGGCGAAGGTCCCGGCCGCCCAGACGGTCACCGACAACGCCCTGCAGAACTCGGGCAAGGCGACCGGCAAGCAGACCTGGGAGCGGCTGAACGACCCGGCGCGTTCCGTGCTGCGCGACGCCAGGGGCGCGGTCATCGCCACCTTCACCGACGGCGCCCGCACCGCCACCCTCAAGGGCCCGTCCCGCACCTTCACCGAACCGGCCAACACCAGCACCAAGGTGGTCACCGACGACTGGGTCCGTCTCATGCCGGAGCCCTGGACCAAGGGCGCCCAGAACCAGCAGTGGTTCAAGGACTGGTTCAAGCAGTACTACAGCAGCCAGGAGGACGACGTCTTCGCGATCGCCTTCCAGTACGTGCAGGGCGCGCCGGTGAAGAAGGACTCCACGGGCGTGCCGTACGAGGGCGACGCGGTGTTCGGCCCGTACAAGGCGGACGGTGTGGACCGCCTGGAGCAGAACGACTTCTACGACTACCTCGGCATCCCGTACACCTTCCGCAACGGGACCACGATGGAGCCGCGCAAGGAGCGCTACCGCGCGCTGGACTGCTCCGGCTTCATGCGGATGGTGTGGGGCTACCGGTCCCGCTACCCGCTGATGGCCACCGACACCCTCGGCGACGGCCTGCCCCGCTCGGCCAACGGCATGGCCCGCTCCAAGGTCGGCGTCGACATCATCAAGCTCCAGGGCTCCGCCCCCTGGTACACCCGCCCGAAGAACATCGACACGCTGCAGCCGGGCGACCTGCTGTTCTTCAAGATGGACCACCGCACCGCCGACCACATCGACCACGTCGCCCTCTACCTGGGGCTGGACGCCGAGGGACACAAGGTCTTCGTCTCCAGCCGCAAGGAGCAGAACGGCCCGACGATCGGCGACAAGGGCGGTGTCTCCCGCATCGACGGCAACGGCTTCTACGCCGAGCTGTTCCGCAGCGCCAAGCGCCTGTGA